The Huiozyma naganishii CBS 8797 chromosome 6, complete genome genome includes a window with the following:
- the RPS2 gene encoding 40S ribosomal protein uS5 (similar to Saccharomyces cerevisiae RPS2 (YGL123W); ancestral locus Anc_6.129): MSAPAPASAPEGQQKRGGFGNRNRRGGNRRGGRPEEKAWVPVTKLGRLVKAGKITTIEEIFLHSLPVKEFQIIDTLLPNLQDEVMNIKPVQKQTRAGQRTRFKAVVVVGDSNGHVGLGIKTAKEVAGAIRAGIIIAKLAVIPIRRGYWGTNLGEPHSLANKSTGKCGSVTVRLIPAPRGSGIVASPAVKKLLQLAGVEDVYTQSNGKTRTLENTLKAAFVAIGNTYGFLTPDLWTEQPLPLSPMDIYADEAAVQKKRF, from the coding sequence ATGTCTGCTCCAGCTCCAGCTTCTGCTCCAGAAGGTCAACAAAAGAGAGGTGGTTTCGGTAACCGTAACAGAAGAGGCGGTAACAGAAGAGGTGGTAGACCAGAAGAGAAGGCCTGGGTCCCAGTCACCAAGCTAGGTAGACTAGTCAAGGCTGGTAAGATCACCACCATTGAGGAAATCTTCTTGCACTCTTTGCCAGTCAAGGAATTCCAAATCATCGACACTTTGTTGCCAAACTTGCAGGATGAAGTCATGAACATCAAGCCAGTTCAGAAGCAAACCAGAGCCGGTCAAAGAACCAGATTCAAGGCTGTCGTTGTCGTTGGTGACAGCAACGGTCACGTCGGTCTAGGTATTAAGACCGCCAAGGAAGTCGCTGGTGCCATCAGAGCCGGTATCATCATTGCCAAGCTTGCTGTCATTCCAATCAGAAGAGGTTACTGGGGTACCAACCTGGGTGAGCCTCACTCTTTGGCCAACAAGTCCACCGGTAAGTGTGGTTCCGTTACCGTCAGATTGATCCCAGCCCCAAGAGGTTCCGGTATTGTCGCCTCCCCAGCCGTCAAGAAGCTTCTGCAATTGGCCGGTGTCGAGGATGTCTACACCCAATCCAACGGTAAGACCAGAACTTTGgagaacactttgaaggcTGCCTTCGTTGCCATCGGTAACACTTACGGTTTCTTGACCCCAGACCTATGGACCGAACAGCCATTGCCATTGTCTCCAATGGACATCTACGCTGACGAAGCTGctgtccaaaagaagagattCTAA
- the NAB2 gene encoding mRNA-binding protein NAB2 (similar to Saccharomyces cerevisiae NAB2 (YGL122C); ancestral locus Anc_6.130), with amino-acid sequence MSQEQYTENLKVIVAEQLRGVHNFTEDVNYVAEYIVLLIVNGGDVESIVKELSTLFDAIPVDVLKDIVQTDFFALEALQQGETVDSIVSKIRELNGNNQQQQQQQISQQQQQQMPQELQQQQMPQQQAMPQQIPQQQQQQQQQQIPQQMPQQQAMPQQPSIPQGPSQSGPEQTRPVSAFSGVVDTTSSVKAEDDVSMGNDITVTDYKPRFSNARGGIQRNRRGRGGASVRGNSTSGPGGRGANGSDRFNPLAKALGMDARATERGAYESNLNFVPKRKEGRCKLFPHCPLGKACPHAHPTKVCNDYPNCPKPPGTCEYLHPNEDEELMKDMERTREEFQKRKAALLEARQKPVQTGLVICKFGILCSNPLCPFGHPTPANEDAKVIDMVWCPSNLTCQDPECRKAHSSLSKIKQVEPMGRPKPPAPKPMEKSLEQCKYGIRCTNKRCKYRHAKSPTMCRDGANCTRIDCIFGHPINEDCRFGIECRNPTCLFRHPPGRIVPSKGDQGTEQPANASFPNATTGILQAVPTNQRIFAMPEGSRIEQAPAQEQTPYQPPFPAQNQGQGDMEMN; translated from the coding sequence ATGTCACAGGAACAGTACACGGAGAACTTGAAGGTTATTGTCGCAGAGCAGTTACGCGGGGTGCACAACTTCACCGAAGATGTCAACTACGTTGCTGAGTATATTGTATTGCTGATCGTCAACGGTGGCGATGTCGAATCCATCGTGAAGGAGTTATCTACGTTGTTTGATGCCATACCTGTGGATGTTCTCAAGGACATTGTACAGACAGATTTCTTTGCCCTGGAAGCTTTGCAGCAGGGAGAAACCGTGGACAGCATCGTGTCCAAAATTAGAGAGCTGAATGGGAacaaccagcagcagcaacaacagcaaatttcacaacagcagcagcaacagatgcCACAAGAGttgcagcaacagcaaatGCCTCAACAGCAGGCCATGCCACAGCAGAttccacaacaacaacagcagcagcagcagcagcagatcCCCCAGCAAATGCCTCAACAACAGGCTATGCCACAACAACCATCTATTCCACAGGGCCCCAGCCAATCGGGACCAGAACAAACAAGACCAGTTTCTGCGTTCTCAGGTGTGGTGGATACCACATCGTCTGTGAAAGCAGAGGATGATGTATCGATGGGTAACGATATCACCGTTACTGATTATAAGCCACGGTTTTCTAATGCGCGTGGCGGGATTCAAAGAAACCGCAGAGGCCGTGGTGGAGCATCCGTTCGTGGTAACAGCACCTCTGGTCCTGGCGGGCGCGGCGCTAATGGTTCTGATCGGTTCAATCCGCTGGCCAAAGCTTTGGGCATGGATGCTAGAGCGACCGAGCGTGGTGCTTACGAGTCcaatttgaattttgtgccaaagaggaaagaggGTCGTTGTAAACTGTTCCCTCACTGTCCCTTGGGTAAAGCTTGTCCACATGCACACCCAACGAAAGTGTGTAACGACTATCCAAACTGTCCAAAACCACCTGGAACCTGTGAATACTTGCATCCTAATGAGGACGAGGAGCTAATGAAGGATATGGAGAGAACCCGTGAGGAATTCCAAAAGAGAAAGGCTGCGTTACTGGAGGCAAGGCAGAAACCAGTTCAAACGGGACTGGTTATTTGTAAATTCGGCATCTTGTGCTCGAATCCACTGTGTCCATTTGGGCACCCAACACCAGCCAACGAGGATGCTAAAGTCATAGACATGGTCTGGTGTCCATCCAACCTGACGTGTCAGGATCCCGAATGTAGGAAAGCTCATTCTTCACTGTCTAAAATAAAACAGGTGGAACCAATGGGCCGTCCCAAACCACCAGCTCCAAAGCCAATGGAAAAATCGTTGGAGCAATGTAAGTATGGGATTCGCTGCACCAACAAGCGTTGTAAATACAGACACGCCAAGAGTCCAACAATGTGCCGTGACGGTGCCAACTGTACAAGGATAGACTGTATCTTCGGCCACCCTATCAACGAGGACTGTAGATTCGGAATCGAATGCAGAAACCCAACGTGTTTGTTCAGACATCCACCAGGAAGAATTGTACCATCGAAGGGTGACCAGGGAACTGAGCAACCGGCCAATGCCAGTTTCCCTAACGCTACCACTGGTATTTTACAGGCCGTTCCTACCAATCAGAGGATATTTGCCATGCCAGAAGGTTCGAGAATCGAGCAAGCTCCAGCACAAGAACAAACTCCGTACCAACCTCCGTTCCCAGCTCAAAATCAGGGTCAAGGTGACATGGAGATGAATTGA